A window of Ictidomys tridecemlineatus isolate mIctTri1 chromosome 1, mIctTri1.hap1, whole genome shotgun sequence contains these coding sequences:
- the Plac9 gene encoding placenta-specific protein 9 produces the protein MGLLLCAQAGLALLCAAGALAAAEPLSPSQGDPAWSTGCDRYMAVQDRLDVMEETAEKVVEHLEAEVKGLLGLLEELAWNLPPGPFSPAPDLLGDDHF, from the exons ATGGGGCTCCTGCTCTGCGCACAGGCTGGGCTCGCCCTGCTCTGCGCCGCGGGCGCCTTGGCGG CCGCTGAGCCCCTCAGCCCCTCCCAAGGAGACCCTGCTTGGAGCACAGGCTGTGACAGATACATGGCTGTCCAAGACCGTTTAGACGTGATGGAAGAG aCGGCGGAGAAGGTGGTGGAGCACCTGGAGGCAGAAGTGAAAGGCCTCCTGGGCCTGCTGGAGGAGCTGGCCTGGAACCTGCCGCCGGGGCCCTTCAGCCCCGCCCCAGACCTCCTCGGAGACG ATCACTTCTGA